GCGCAGATCGGATGCGGAGTTCGCGCGCTTTCTGTTGATCGCCACGGGCTCGGCGAGCGAACTCAGTTATCACCTGCTCCTGGCCAAGGACTTGGGTTTGTTGGAAGAAACAGATTTCCTGCGTTTGGACACCCAACTCGAGGAGGTCCGCCGAATGCTGACTTCCTTGACGCGAAAGGTGAAATCGGCTGTTCCAAGCGAGCGGTAAGCACTAACAGCTCAGAGCTCAAAGCTCACAGCTCAGAGCTCAAAGCTGGTCGAGTTAGACAGAGATCTTTAGGAGAACACCAATGACCTACACGCGCCTGAACGCTTCCGCGGCGACGCTGACCAAGAACCGTACCGAGGACTCGGTCAGCCCGTTCAGCGGAATGTGCACCACCTGCATTGACGGGTGCATCGGAATGTGCGAGATCGGCAAGTCGGCCTATCGCGGCCCGGAGATGATCTACCCGCAACCGTTCGGCATCATCACCACCGCCTCGCAGAAGGACTACCCGGTCGACCTGTCGCATTTCACCATCCTCGGGCGCTGCGCCGGAGCGTGGGGCTGCGAACCGGACAGCAACAAAGCCCTGTTCCCCAACGTCAACCTCGAAGTCACCATCGGCGCGAACAAAAAGAACGGGATCAAGTGCAAGATGCCGCTCATCGGCGCCGCCATGGGCTCCACCAACGTCGCCAAGAACAACTGGCCGGAGTACGCCGCCGGCCTGGCCATCAGCGGCGTGCCCATGGCGATCGGTGAAAACGTCACCGGCATGGACATGAACTCGCAGTTTGCCGGCGGCAAAGTCATCTCCGCCCCC
The Terriglobales bacterium DNA segment above includes these coding regions:
- a CDS encoding four helix bundle protein, which translates into the protein RRSDAEFARFLLIATGSASELSYHLLLAKDLGLLEETDFLRLDTQLEEVRRMLTSLTRKVKSAVPSER